One segment of Nitrospinota bacterium DNA contains the following:
- a CDS encoding methyl-accepting chemotaxis protein, producing the protein MKSLQAKMTAMLTLMLFVSLVLALFLIDQARGERGMAKRYDIMQRAAGHLNAAAGWQAIERGVGATILGSDKPADALLTRYAELGSKGDADADEANREIELLLKLEKDADVASKLSAWQSTLKDLRDGRPRVKSKGMAVPDWVKAATKNIDAEFALRNTIFSPRDQREQVLYYNSVVRANAATLCEYAGRERAALGSRIAAGEPIPAAQVETLKAWRSIVDNAAAQVLALKTLSSTPPKLVATIDAFEKEFLGSYQQLREQVYTANAESKPYPVNGGEWITRATKAIDTGLAISNTIGELAAEAATEIGAKARNTMILNTGLLAFAVAVFLFVLFFVRRKVIQPINVVIHGLIEGSGQIASASAEISNASQALASGATQQASSLEETAASLQHISETSTSNSQNATQAASAMKNSEQTVMEGAAAMKEMESSMASIKKSSGEISKIIKVIEEIAFQTNLLALNAAVEAARAGEHGKGFAVVAEEVRNLAQRSATAAKDTAALIENAVRQAGNGEGIVKKLAENFEKISESTKKVGSGVAQIAIASTEQSNGVQQVNQAVSQMDKVTQQNAATAEESAAAAEELNAQAETLYDHVNDLTRLITGEDLKREGH; encoded by the coding sequence ATGAAAAGCCTCCAGGCAAAGATGACCGCGATGCTCACGCTCATGCTCTTCGTTTCGCTCGTCCTCGCCCTGTTCCTCATCGACCAGGCCCGCGGCGAACGCGGGATGGCGAAGCGTTATGACATCATGCAACGCGCCGCGGGACACCTGAACGCCGCCGCCGGCTGGCAGGCGATAGAGCGCGGGGTGGGCGCGACCATTTTGGGGAGCGACAAACCCGCCGACGCGTTGTTAACCAGATACGCCGAGTTGGGGAGCAAGGGGGACGCCGATGCCGATGAGGCCAATAGAGAGATTGAACTCCTTTTAAAATTGGAAAAGGATGCCGACGTGGCAAGCAAGCTTTCCGCCTGGCAGTCCACCTTAAAGGATTTGCGGGATGGCCGTCCGCGCGTGAAATCAAAGGGGATGGCGGTACCCGACTGGGTGAAGGCCGCCACCAAAAACATTGACGCCGAATTTGCGTTGCGCAACACCATCTTCTCGCCGCGCGACCAACGCGAGCAGGTGCTGTATTACAACTCGGTGGTGCGGGCCAACGCCGCCACGCTGTGCGAATATGCGGGGCGCGAGCGGGCGGCCCTCGGCTCACGCATAGCCGCCGGCGAGCCGATTCCCGCCGCGCAGGTGGAAACGCTGAAGGCGTGGCGCTCCATCGTGGATAACGCCGCGGCGCAGGTGCTGGCCCTGAAAACGCTTTCCTCCACACCGCCCAAACTTGTGGCCACCATCGACGCTTTTGAAAAGGAATTTTTAGGCTCCTACCAGCAACTGCGTGAACAGGTGTACACCGCCAACGCCGAGAGCAAGCCATACCCGGTAAACGGCGGCGAATGGATAACGCGCGCCACCAAGGCGATAGACACCGGCCTCGCCATATCCAACACCATCGGTGAACTGGCGGCCGAAGCCGCCACCGAGATCGGCGCGAAAGCCCGCAATACCATGATTCTGAACACCGGCCTGCTCGCCTTTGCCGTGGCGGTGTTTTTATTCGTCCTGTTCTTCGTGCGGCGCAAGGTGATCCAGCCCATCAATGTGGTTATTCATGGGTTGATCGAAGGCTCCGGCCAGATCGCCAGCGCTTCCGCCGAAATTTCCAACGCCAGCCAGGCGCTGGCCAGCGGCGCCACCCAGCAGGCATCATCTCTGGAAGAGACCGCCGCTTCGTTGCAGCATATATCCGAAACAAGCACCTCCAACAGCCAAAACGCCACGCAGGCGGCAAGCGCCATGAAAAATTCCGAACAAACTGTCATGGAAGGGGCGGCCGCCATGAAGGAGATGGAGTCGTCCATGGCATCCATCAAAAAATCGTCGGGCGAAATATCCAAGATCATCAAGGTCATCGAGGAGATCGCCTTCCAGACCAACCTGCTGGCGCTCAACGCCGCCGTGGAAGCGGCCCGCGCCGGCGAACACGGCAAAGGCTTCGCGGTGGTGGCCGAGGAAGTGCGCAATCTGGCGCAGCGTTCCGCCACCGCCGCCAAGGATACCGCCGCGCTCATAGAAAACGCCGTGCGGCAGGCGGGCAATGGCGAGGGAATAGTGAAAAAACTCGCCGAGAACTTTGAAAAAATATCCGAATCGACGAAAAAAGTGGGAAGCGGTGTTGCCCAGATCGCCATTGCCAGCACCGAGCAGTCGAACGGCGTGCAACAGGTCAATCAGGCGGTCTCCCAGATGGACAAGGTAACGCAGCAGAACGCCGCCACCGCCGAGGAATCGGCCGCCGCGGCGGAAGAGCTGAACGCGCAGGCGGAAACCCTGTATGACCATGTGAACGATCTCACCCGCCTCATTACGGGCGAAGACCTCAAACGCGAAGGGCATTAA
- the gspG gene encoding type II secretion system major pseudopilin GspG → MDMKRGTVTASGGFSLVELLIVMVILGLLAGLVGPRLFKHADTAKQKDAAVQIGMFEEALDLYRLEHHKYPSTEEGLAAIKPYLKKDLPADPWGNSYHYKAPGDNGREYDIVSNGADNAPGGEGINEDIVSWKSLGKSGG, encoded by the coding sequence ATGGATATGAAACGCGGAACCGTTACCGCCAGCGGCGGCTTCTCGCTGGTTGAGCTGCTGATCGTGATGGTGATCCTCGGCCTTTTGGCCGGACTGGTGGGTCCCCGCCTGTTCAAGCATGCCGACACCGCCAAACAAAAAGACGCGGCGGTGCAGATCGGCATGTTTGAGGAGGCGCTCGATCTCTACCGGCTGGAACACCACAAATATCCCTCCACCGAAGAGGGGCTGGCCGCCATCAAGCCGTACCTGAAAAAAGACCTCCCCGCCGATCCGTGGGGGAACAGCTATCATTACAAAGCCCCCGGTGATAACGGCCGCGAGTACGACATCGTCAGCAACGGCGCCGACAACGCGCCGGGGGGCGAAGGGATCAACGAAGACATCGTCAGTTGGAAATCGCTCGGCAAATCCGGCGGGTAA
- a CDS encoding helix-turn-helix transcriptional regulator — MAILKEKSRQNKYDAACASDCPVRRSLEILDGKWTMLVLRDLMGGPKRFGVLRRSLNHINPKTLTDRLRHLEKHKIVSKKIFPEIPPRVEYKLTEKGMHLKQVIVALKKWGMEHL; from the coding sequence ATGGCGATTTTAAAGGAAAAATCACGGCAAAATAAATATGATGCCGCGTGCGCTTCCGATTGCCCGGTGCGCCGATCCCTGGAAATTCTGGATGGAAAATGGACCATGCTGGTTCTAAGGGATCTTATGGGCGGCCCCAAGCGTTTCGGAGTCCTGCGCCGCTCCCTTAATCATATAAATCCCAAAACGCTCACTGACCGGCTGCGGCATCTGGAAAAGCACAAGATCGTTTCAAAAAAGATATTTCCGGAGATCCCCCCCCGCGTTGAATATAAATTGACCGAAAAGGGAATGCATTTAAAGCAGGTTATCGTTGCGCTGAAAAAATGGGGGATGGAACACCTGTAG